A genome region from Jeongeupia sp. HS-3 includes the following:
- the earP gene encoding elongation factor P maturation arginine rhamnosyltransferase EarP — MTAVRWDVFCRVVDNFGDIGVCWRLARQLQEEHGIHVVLWLDDPASLAKLCPDASAHARTQWLQGVTVERWDEATVVSELGEVVIEAFACTVPASAVALMRARAKPPVWLNLEYLSAEDWVGGCHQLASPQGHGLQKYFFFPGFTAQTGGLIAEREMRAARAGWGKHARHHFLSSLGISPRDGALLTSMFAYENAALAGLLDAWAAGPEPIHCLVPEGRILPQLQAWLGEAIGVGETIGRGALSISVLPFISQADYDRLLWSCDLNFVRGEDSFVRAQWAREPLVWQIYRQDDDAHLIKLDAWLALWLAGLPEPIAGAARDFMRAWNLGEQAGKAWPAFAAALPQLRQHAADWAEHLLANGNLADNLVNFMRAKLK; from the coding sequence ATGACCGCCGTGCGCTGGGACGTGTTTTGTCGCGTGGTCGACAACTTCGGCGACATCGGCGTGTGCTGGCGGCTGGCCCGGCAACTGCAGGAAGAGCACGGCATTCATGTGGTGCTGTGGCTGGATGACCCTGCATCGCTGGCCAAGCTGTGCCCGGATGCATCGGCACATGCGCGTACCCAGTGGCTGCAAGGCGTGACGGTCGAGCGCTGGGACGAAGCGACCGTGGTGAGCGAGCTCGGCGAGGTGGTGATCGAGGCGTTTGCCTGCACGGTGCCGGCCTCGGCGGTGGCGCTGATGCGGGCACGGGCAAAACCGCCGGTCTGGTTGAATTTGGAGTATCTGTCGGCCGAAGACTGGGTCGGCGGTTGCCATCAACTGGCCAGCCCGCAAGGGCATGGGCTGCAAAAGTATTTTTTCTTTCCCGGCTTTACCGCGCAAACGGGCGGCCTGATCGCCGAGCGTGAAATGCGCGCGGCTCGTGCCGGCTGGGGCAAGCACGCACGGCATCACTTTCTGAGCTCGCTTGGCATTAGCCCACGGGATGGCGCGCTGCTGACCTCGATGTTTGCTTATGAAAACGCCGCCTTGGCGGGGCTGCTGGATGCCTGGGCTGCCGGGCCTGAACCGATACACTGCCTGGTGCCGGAAGGGCGCATTCTGCCGCAGTTGCAGGCTTGGCTGGGCGAGGCGATCGGCGTCGGCGAGACCATAGGGCGAGGCGCACTCAGCATCAGTGTCCTGCCTTTCATCAGTCAGGCCGATTACGATCGGCTGTTGTGGAGTTGCGATCTCAACTTCGTTCGCGGCGAAGACAGTTTCGTGCGGGCACAATGGGCGCGAGAGCCGCTGGTGTGGCAGATTTACCGGCAGGACGACGATGCGCACCTGATCAAGCTGGATGCGTGGCTGGCGCTGTGGCTGGCCGGCTTGCCGGAGCCGATCGCCGGTGCCGCACGCGATTTCATGCGGGCCTGGAACCTGGGTGAGCAGGCCGGGAAGGCATGGCCGGCATTTGCCGCCGCCTTGCCGCAATTGCGCCAACATGCGGCCGACTGGGCCGAGCATCTGCTCGCCAATGGCAATTTGGCCGACAATCTGGTCAACTTCATGCGG
- a CDS encoding transposase yields MTQIRRTFPESFKREAVEQILAGTPLRHVAQAFGITEGLLGKWKRQFLLKGMDAFPGHGKQLGEAAELKRLRDDLARVTMERDVLKKALAIFSQPTK; encoded by the coding sequence ATGACCCAAATCCGCCGTACCTTTCCCGAGTCCTTCAAGCGGGAAGCTGTTGAGCAAATCCTGGCTGGCACGCCGCTACGTCACGTGGCGCAGGCCTTCGGCATCACCGAAGGCCTGCTGGGCAAATGGAAACGCCAGTTTCTGCTCAAGGGCATGGATGCCTTTCCTGGTCATGGCAAGCAACTGGGCGAAGCAGCCGAACTCAAGCGTCTGCGCGATGATCTAGCACGCGTCACCATGGAGCGTGACGTCCTAAAAAAAGCGCTCGCCATCTTCTCGCAGCCCACGAAGTGA